A genomic segment from Elusimicrobiota bacterium encodes:
- a CDS encoding aldolase catalytic domain-containing protein, whose translation MFRPEIKVIDCTIRDGGLMNKSNFTIETVRNVYKAVCASGIDIVELGYRNSKQHFSVKEYGLWRFCDEEDLRKVVDGIKSEKTKIAIMQDSHKAVSEDVLPKKDSVVDVIRVATYVKDIDKAIKLANNATEKGYEATINIMSISRALERDLDEALAQIEKETKVSAVYIVDSFGSLYSEDMDYYVDKFKKYIKNKEIGVHCHNSTQLAFANTIAGIIRGANYLDGTLYGLGRGSGNCPTELLLSFLKNPKFDSRPLFDVISKEIMPLTKKITWGYSIPYMIAGSLNRHPQAAMDMMDLPDNNPEKFEYRKFYEKLTEEQMED comes from the coding sequence ATGTTTAGACCTGAGATTAAGGTAATTGACTGCACCATACGTGACGGCGGATTAATGAATAAATCCAACTTCACAATTGAAACCGTAAGGAATGTATACAAGGCAGTATGTGCTTCAGGAATAGATATCGTAGAACTCGGGTACCGAAACAGCAAACAGCATTTCTCAGTAAAGGAATACGGTTTGTGGCGTTTTTGCGACGAAGAGGATTTAAGAAAAGTTGTTGATGGCATTAAATCAGAAAAAACAAAGATAGCCATAATGCAGGATTCCCATAAGGCTGTTTCTGAAGATGTGCTCCCCAAAAAAGACAGTGTGGTTGATGTTATCCGCGTTGCCACTTACGTTAAAGACATTGATAAAGCAATCAAACTAGCCAACAACGCCACGGAAAAAGGGTACGAAGCAACTATAAATATAATGTCTATTTCCCGCGCCCTTGAACGTGACCTGGATGAAGCTCTTGCGCAGATTGAAAAAGAAACGAAGGTATCGGCTGTATATATTGTAGATAGTTTCGGCTCGCTCTACAGTGAAGATATGGATTATTACGTAGATAAATTCAAAAAATACATAAAGAACAAAGAAATCGGCGTTCATTGCCACAATTCCACCCAGCTGGCTTTTGCGAATACTATCGCAGGGATTATCCGCGGAGCGAATTATCTGGATGGAACACTTTACGGTCTGGGAAGAGGCTCCGGCAATTGCCCAACGGAATTGTTATTGAGTTTTCTTAAAAACCCCAAGTTTGACAGCCGGCCGCTTTTTGATGTTATAAGCAAAGAAATAATGCCTCTAACCAAAAAAATTACCTGGGGCTATTCAATTCCCTATATGATTGCCGGCTCGCTTAACCGCCACCCGCAGGCGGCCATGGATATGATGGACTTGCCTGACAATAATCCTGAAAAGTTTGAGTACCGGAAATTCTACGAAAAGCTTACCGAAGAACAGATGGAAGATTAA